The following coding sequences lie in one Coriobacteriia bacterium genomic window:
- a CDS encoding formate--tetrahydrofolate ligase, with translation MVAQASDKLSVSDSDHAKALGFLYARCGDIMTLPGLPARPAGERIDIEHDGTIRRLF, from the coding sequence GTGGTTGCTCAGGCGAGTGATAAACTGTCCGTCTCCGATTCGGATCATGCGAAGGCGCTCGGGTTCCTTTACGCACGGTGTGGCGACATCATGACCTTACCCGGTCTGCCGGCACGACCCGCAGGCGAGAGGATCGATATCGAGCACGACGGTACGATTCGCCGGCTCTTCTAG
- the queA gene encoding tRNA preQ1(34) S-adenosylmethionine ribosyltransferase-isomerase QueA: MHTEDFDYELPSGLIAQRPSEPRDSCRLLVVDRGSGQMDHRVFSDLPEYLVPDDLLVVNETRVLPARLNGVKDETGASIEVLLLRERYEGAWECLVKPGRKVQPGVRLLFADGRMTGLVVDVIDDRGGRLVQFRTDGAAMLDIVHEIGEMPLPPYITKPLADPESYQTVFARGERSAAAPTAGLHFTPALLERCREAGAEIATVELDVGLDTFRPVVEEDPRDHQIHSEHYRVSVETAAAVERARSRGGRIIAVGTTSVRALESATTENSVTSAVDGSTSLFIMPGYRFHATDAIVTNFHVPRSTLLMMVSAFAGRELLMRSYAEAIERRYRFLSFGDAMLIV; encoded by the coding sequence GTGCACACTGAGGACTTCGACTACGAGTTGCCGAGTGGGCTCATCGCCCAGCGTCCCTCCGAGCCGCGCGATTCCTGTCGGCTGCTTGTCGTCGACCGCGGCAGTGGCCAGATGGATCACCGGGTCTTCAGCGACCTGCCGGAGTACCTGGTGCCCGACGACCTGCTGGTGGTCAATGAGACGCGCGTGTTGCCCGCCCGCCTGAACGGAGTCAAAGACGAGACCGGCGCGTCGATAGAGGTGCTGCTGCTCCGTGAGCGCTACGAGGGCGCTTGGGAGTGCTTGGTCAAGCCAGGGAGAAAGGTGCAGCCCGGGGTCCGTCTTCTGTTCGCCGACGGCAGGATGACCGGACTCGTCGTCGACGTGATCGATGACAGGGGAGGGCGCCTCGTGCAGTTCCGCACCGATGGCGCGGCGATGCTCGACATAGTCCATGAGATCGGCGAGATGCCGCTACCTCCCTACATAACGAAGCCGCTCGCGGACCCCGAGTCGTACCAGACGGTATTCGCTCGGGGTGAACGAAGCGCAGCGGCGCCCACGGCCGGCCTTCACTTCACGCCCGCTCTTCTCGAGCGGTGTCGTGAGGCAGGCGCCGAGATTGCCACGGTCGAGCTCGATGTAGGGCTTGACACCTTCCGACCGGTGGTCGAGGAGGACCCGCGCGACCATCAGATCCACTCGGAGCACTACCGGGTCTCGGTAGAGACGGCAGCGGCCGTCGAGAGGGCGCGCTCGCGAGGCGGGCGCATCATCGCGGTGGGGACGACGAGTGTCCGCGCGCTTGAGAGCGCCACGACCGAGAACTCGGTGACGAGTGCGGTGGATGGGTCAACCAGCCTCTTCATCATGCCGGGCTATCGGTTCCATGCCACCGATGCGATCGTGACGAACTTCCACGTGCCGCGATCCACGTTGCTCATGATGGTGAGCGCCTTCGCCGGGCGTGAGCTTCTGATGCGGTCCTACGCAGAAGCGATCGAGCGGCGGTACCGGTTCTTGAGCTTCGGCGATGCGATGCTTATCGTCTGA
- the folD gene encoding bifunctional methylenetetrahydrofolate dehydrogenase/methenyltetrahydrofolate cyclohydrolase FolD yields MTTTIDGRLVAEATKARAARLIDRVRQAGVEPGLAVVLVGDDPASHSYVRMKEQDCADVGIRSIDHRLAAETTQEELIALIDECNADPMVHGILVQLPLPSHLDEEAVLARVSAEKDVDGLHPENLGRLVRGLPGPRACTPWGVMALLDHYGIDVAGKRAVVIGRSAIVGKPQALMLLERNATVTICHSRTADLPAVCREADILVAAVGRAGMVTAEYVKEGAVVIDVGINRTQAGLVGDVDYADVSAVASAITPVPGGVGPMTRAMLVMNTAQAAAKVASVEVSS; encoded by the coding sequence GTGACGACGACCATAGATGGGCGCCTGGTGGCCGAAGCAACTAAGGCGCGCGCGGCACGGCTCATCGATCGCGTGCGGCAGGCGGGGGTCGAGCCCGGACTTGCGGTCGTACTGGTGGGCGATGACCCCGCGTCGCACAGCTACGTCCGGATGAAGGAGCAGGACTGCGCGGACGTCGGAATCAGATCAATCGATCATCGGCTGGCAGCTGAGACGACGCAGGAGGAGCTGATCGCACTCATCGATGAGTGCAACGCCGATCCGATGGTGCACGGAATCCTCGTCCAGCTGCCGCTGCCCTCACATCTGGATGAAGAAGCTGTGCTGGCACGCGTCTCGGCCGAGAAGGACGTAGACGGACTGCATCCTGAGAACCTTGGACGCCTGGTGCGAGGGCTGCCCGGCCCGCGGGCCTGTACGCCGTGGGGCGTGATGGCGCTGCTCGACCACTACGGGATCGACGTGGCCGGCAAGCGTGCGGTGGTGATTGGTCGCTCCGCCATCGTCGGCAAGCCCCAGGCGCTGATGCTGCTTGAGCGAAACGCCACCGTGACCATCTGTCACAGCCGTACGGCCGATCTGCCTGCTGTGTGTCGCGAAGCCGACATCCTCGTGGCCGCTGTCGGTCGAGCCGGAATGGTCACCGCTGAGTATGTGAAGGAGGGAGCCGTGGTCATCGACGTCGGCATCAACCGTACGCAAGCCGGGCTCGTGGGCGACGTCGACTACGCGGACGTCTCTGCGGTGGCCTCTGCCATCACTCCGGTACCCGGCGGTGTGGGTCCGATGACGAGGGCGATGCTTGTGATGAACACGGCGCAGGCCGCCGCCAAGGTCGCCTCGGTGGAGGTGTCCTCATGA
- the ruvC gene encoding crossover junction endodeoxyribonuclease RuvC — protein sequence MTLIVLGIDPGLANTGWGVVRVEGPRCEPLAYGCIKTAASQELPARLTLIHDEVRAVVGRFRPDACAIESIFFGTNAKSAFATGQARGVALLALAGHDITLAEYSPVQIKSVVVGTGTADKRQVTYMVRAALGLDHDPKPDHAADALAAALTHARLHGWGIATAEAVGA from the coding sequence ATGACCCTGATAGTCCTCGGCATCGACCCGGGTCTTGCCAACACCGGCTGGGGTGTCGTGCGAGTCGAGGGTCCGCGCTGTGAGCCGCTCGCCTACGGCTGCATCAAGACCGCCGCGAGCCAAGAGCTCCCCGCGCGCCTGACACTCATTCACGATGAAGTGCGTGCCGTGGTCGGGCGATTCAGGCCCGACGCGTGCGCCATCGAGAGCATCTTCTTCGGCACGAATGCGAAGAGCGCTTTCGCCACGGGGCAGGCCAGAGGTGTGGCGCTGCTCGCGTTGGCGGGCCACGACATCACGCTCGCCGAGTACTCGCCTGTCCAGATCAAGAGCGTCGTGGTCGGCACGGGCACGGCTGACAAGCGCCAGGTCACCTACATGGTGCGCGCGGCGCTCGGACTCGACCACGACCCGAAGCCCGATCATGCCGCTGACGCGCTGGCGGCCGCGCTCACTCATGCCCGGCTTCACGGGTGGGGTATCGCGACCGCAGAAGCGGTGGGCGCATGA
- a CDS encoding CehA/McbA family metallohydrolase, which translates to MKRPKSSADLHVHTTASDGTAGPRDVLEWASEATDLSVIAICDHNTNEGALEAASLAHDYRVDVIVGQEVESSDGHILGLFTPTNVRPGMDALSTIAAIHAQGGLAIAAHPFAPKWWHKHGLCRGEREVYETAPFDGIEVANSTPMLMLANFHARRFWREHRGRLAATGGSDAHMLTVVGTSRTYYPGEGVDDLRAALENRTTTGWGPSFQPLRMARYARKIPEIQARDAERKARERAAGMGCEECGACEPEVRERPVGPAAP; encoded by the coding sequence ATGAAGCGCCCCAAGTCCTCAGCCGATCTGCACGTCCACACGACCGCCTCCGATGGGACGGCCGGTCCTCGTGACGTGCTTGAATGGGCGTCGGAAGCCACGGACCTGTCGGTCATTGCGATCTGCGACCACAACACCAACGAAGGCGCCCTCGAGGCCGCGTCGCTCGCGCACGACTACCGCGTCGACGTGATCGTCGGTCAAGAGGTCGAGAGTTCGGACGGACATATCCTCGGGCTGTTCACTCCCACGAACGTACGCCCGGGAATGGACGCGCTCTCGACCATCGCGGCCATCCATGCCCAGGGTGGGCTCGCAATCGCCGCACACCCCTTTGCACCGAAGTGGTGGCACAAGCACGGTCTGTGCAGGGGCGAGCGCGAGGTCTACGAAACGGCGCCGTTCGATGGAATCGAAGTGGCCAACTCCACTCCGATGCTTATGCTTGCCAACTTCCACGCCCGGCGTTTCTGGCGCGAGCATCGCGGCCGGCTTGCTGCCACCGGGGGCAGCGATGCCCACATGCTCACCGTGGTCGGCACGAGCCGGACCTACTACCCCGGAGAGGGCGTGGACGATCTTCGGGCCGCGCTCGAGAATCGCACGACAACCGGGTGGGGCCCGAGCTTCCAGCCGCTTCGCATGGCGCGTTACGCGCGCAAGATCCCCGAGATACAGGCGCGGGATGCCGAGCGCAAGGCGCGCGAGCGTGCAGCCGGCATGGGCTGCGAGGAGTGTGGGGCTTGCGAGCCGGAAGTCCGCGAGAGACCCGTCGGCCCCGCTGCTCCCTAG
- a CDS encoding epoxyqueuosine reductase QueH, translating into MTGEILRSSSARDTVALHACCGPCLIEPLDALRSEGHEVIVVFANPNIQPLEEYVLRRDTLESYARTHGIRTVEIDVGPETWRDAAGDASRPERCRACYRVRLGLVAQWAARNGVDAVATTLSVSPYQDAEAIAEEGRAVAQEAGIGFIERDYRERYPVATRRSRAEGMYRQNYCGCLPSRAEAEAEREARRRTKEAQRRCPEG; encoded by the coding sequence ATGACCGGCGAAATCCTGCGGTCGTCGTCAGCCCGCGACACGGTCGCGCTCCATGCGTGCTGTGGCCCGTGCCTGATTGAGCCGCTCGATGCGCTGCGGAGCGAGGGTCACGAGGTGATCGTCGTATTCGCCAATCCCAACATCCAGCCGCTCGAGGAGTATGTGCTGCGCCGGGACACCTTGGAAAGCTACGCGCGCACACACGGGATTCGGACGGTGGAGATCGATGTGGGCCCCGAAACGTGGCGTGACGCGGCGGGTGATGCTTCCCGGCCCGAGCGATGCCGTGCGTGCTATCGCGTGCGGCTCGGGCTCGTGGCGCAATGGGCGGCGCGCAATGGGGTCGATGCGGTGGCGACGACCCTGAGTGTCAGCCCGTACCAGGACGCAGAAGCGATTGCCGAAGAGGGGCGTGCGGTAGCTCAGGAGGCGGGCATCGGCTTCATCGAGAGGGACTACCGGGAGCGTTATCCGGTCGCGACGAGACGCTCGCGCGCCGAGGGCATGTACCGGCAGAACTACTGCGGGTGCCTCCCGAGTCGTGCCGAGGCGGAGGCGGAACGAGAAGCCCGACGACGCACGAAGGAAGCACAGCGGCGATGCCCTGAGGGCTAG
- the ruvA gene encoding Holliday junction branch migration protein RuvA → MISFVTGRVHARAAGYAVIEVGGVGLRLNMSTNSLAALPTEGDTATVHTHLHVREDELTLYGFGSEDEREAFGALLTVSGVGPKVALAVLSALTPDALAEAVATQDVALISGVPGIGSKTAQRIILDLADKLGALSGPTSPGGAPRAGSAPAADAREALLAMGFSAAEVAVALKGARGDDSAALVRTALTRLGSA, encoded by the coding sequence ATGATCTCCTTCGTCACGGGACGCGTCCATGCGCGGGCGGCGGGGTATGCCGTCATCGAAGTCGGCGGAGTCGGACTCAGGTTGAACATGAGCACCAACTCGCTTGCCGCACTTCCGACGGAGGGGGACACGGCGACGGTTCACACCCATCTTCATGTCCGGGAGGATGAGCTCACCCTGTACGGCTTCGGTTCGGAGGACGAGCGTGAAGCTTTCGGCGCACTACTCACCGTCTCCGGCGTCGGCCCGAAGGTGGCGCTGGCTGTGCTTTCCGCGCTCACGCCCGACGCCCTGGCCGAGGCGGTCGCTACCCAAGACGTCGCCCTCATATCCGGCGTTCCGGGCATCGGCAGCAAGACCGCTCAACGCATCATTCTCGACTTGGCAGACAAGCTCGGCGCCCTGAGCGGGCCGACGTCGCCGGGTGGCGCTCCTCGCGCTGGATCGGCTCCTGCAGCGGACGCACGAGAGGCGTTGCTCGCGATGGGGTTCAGTGCAGCCGAGGTCGCAGTGGCGCTCAAGGGCGCCCGCGGTGATGACTCCGCCGCGTTGGTGCGCACGGCACTGACTCGACTGGGCAGTGCGTGA
- the ruvB gene encoding Holliday junction branch migration DNA helicase RuvB → MSTVWEAGSTGDPDEVERLVSASVVEEDLEIERSLRPKRLAEYLGQARVKDNLAVLIEAAKQRNEPLDHILLSGPPGLGKTTLAGVIASELGVRLKTTSGPAIERAGDLAAILTNLEPDDVLFIDEIHRLNRVVEEILYPAMEDFVLDIVIGKGPAARSLRLELQRFTLIGATTRTGLLTGPLRDRFGMAFRLDYYSTDELQAIVERSAGILGVQIDSEGATEIARRGRGTPRLANRLLKRVRDYAQVRHSGVISEDIAAEALGFFEVDHMGLDWMDVRILTTLAETFAGRPVGLSTLASATGEDPETLEDVYEPYLLQLGFIVRTPKGRQATARAYDHLGLPRPASAPEQEGLF, encoded by the coding sequence ATGAGCACGGTTTGGGAGGCCGGCAGTACGGGCGATCCCGATGAGGTCGAACGCCTGGTCTCTGCCAGCGTGGTCGAGGAAGACCTGGAGATCGAACGCTCGCTCAGGCCGAAGCGACTGGCCGAGTATCTCGGGCAGGCGCGGGTCAAAGACAACCTCGCCGTGCTGATCGAGGCTGCCAAGCAGCGCAATGAACCTCTCGACCACATTCTGCTGTCAGGACCGCCCGGGCTAGGGAAGACGACGCTTGCCGGGGTCATTGCATCGGAGCTCGGGGTCCGGCTCAAGACGACGAGTGGTCCGGCGATAGAGCGGGCCGGTGACCTCGCCGCAATACTGACGAACCTGGAGCCCGACGACGTACTCTTCATCGACGAGATTCATCGATTGAATCGCGTCGTCGAGGAGATTCTCTACCCTGCGATGGAGGACTTCGTACTCGACATCGTCATCGGCAAGGGCCCCGCCGCGCGCTCACTGAGGCTCGAACTCCAGCGTTTCACTCTCATCGGAGCCACAACGCGGACCGGCCTGCTGACGGGTCCGCTACGCGACCGCTTCGGCATGGCGTTCCGACTCGACTACTACAGCACCGATGAACTGCAGGCCATCGTCGAGCGGTCTGCAGGCATTCTTGGCGTCCAGATTGACTCGGAGGGCGCCACGGAGATCGCTCGTAGAGGCAGAGGGACCCCTCGTCTGGCCAACCGTCTGCTCAAGCGCGTTCGTGACTACGCCCAGGTACGGCACTCAGGTGTGATCAGCGAGGATATCGCAGCGGAGGCGCTCGGTTTCTTCGAGGTCGACCACATGGGTCTTGACTGGATGGATGTGCGAATCCTCACCACACTGGCTGAGACGTTCGCCGGTCGGCCGGTCGGGTTGAGCACGCTGGCGAGCGCCACCGGAGAAGACCCCGAGACGCTCGAGGACGTCTACGAACCGTATCTGCTTCAGTTGGGCTTCATTGTGAGGACCCCTAAGGGACGGCAGGCCACGGCGCGCGCCTACGACCATCTGGGCCTCCCGCGGCCTGCATCCGCACCCGAGCAAGAAGGTCTGTTCTAG
- a CDS encoding desulfoferrodoxin family protein yields MSDAPVLAGLNKVDDIDSAGDYEKKHTPFIECTRDGDSVHVRVKVGHYVGHPNMPDHFIEWIAVHAAGVPVARFDLSAVVMDPEVSCVLHVDPGTHVAAMESCNLHGVWVAETVAP; encoded by the coding sequence ATGAGTGACGCACCCGTCCTCGCCGGCCTCAACAAGGTCGACGACATCGATTCAGCCGGTGACTACGAGAAGAAACACACCCCGTTCATCGAGTGCACGCGTGACGGCGACTCGGTACACGTCCGCGTGAAGGTGGGCCACTACGTCGGCCACCCCAACATGCCCGACCACTTCATCGAGTGGATTGCGGTTCACGCCGCTGGCGTGCCTGTTGCACGGTTCGACCTGTCCGCAGTCGTGATGGACCCCGAGGTGTCGTGCGTGCTGCACGTCGATCCCGGGACGCATGTGGCCGCGATGGAGAGCTGCAACCTGCACGGCGTGTGGGTAGCCGAGACGGTGGCACCCTGA
- the tgt gene encoding tRNA guanosine(34) transglycosylase Tgt, protein MAIFDLELIARDTSTAARAGSFATAHGEIPTPLFMPVGTRASVKGVTPDQLEAVGAHVVLANTYHLFLRPGDELIAEAGGLHSFMNWERPILTDSGGFQIFSLADTLKLTDEGVRFRSIVDGSWHSWTPEDNMRIQQNLGADIIMQLDQCPPYPAERELVETAVMRSAAWAQRCRSAHAREDQALFGIVQGGVHTDLRLRSVEMLAEIGFPGYGIGGYSVGEPHDLMLESLAPVCDALPADRPRYLMGVGNPTTMLEAIGLGVDLFDCVLPTRTARLGTAFSSEGRLNMRNARFTRDFGPLDAECSCSTCSKYTRAYLRHLVNTKEMLGSTLLSIHNLHYLIELTRRARASIVQGEYGEFLARWRDSPAADDF, encoded by the coding sequence ATGGCCATCTTCGATCTCGAACTCATCGCGCGTGATACGAGCACCGCAGCACGCGCGGGCAGTTTCGCGACCGCGCACGGCGAGATACCCACTCCGCTCTTCATGCCGGTCGGCACGCGGGCGAGCGTGAAGGGTGTCACCCCGGATCAGCTCGAAGCCGTGGGGGCGCACGTCGTTCTCGCCAATACGTACCACCTCTTTCTGCGGCCGGGCGACGAGCTCATCGCTGAAGCCGGTGGGCTGCACTCGTTCATGAACTGGGAGCGTCCGATTCTCACGGATTCGGGGGGCTTTCAGATATTCAGTCTGGCCGACACACTGAAGCTCACCGATGAGGGCGTGCGTTTTCGATCCATCGTCGATGGCTCGTGGCACTCTTGGACGCCGGAAGACAACATGCGGATTCAGCAGAACCTCGGCGCCGACATCATCATGCAGCTCGACCAGTGCCCGCCGTATCCGGCTGAGCGTGAGCTCGTTGAGACGGCTGTCATGCGAAGCGCGGCATGGGCGCAGCGGTGCCGCTCCGCGCACGCGCGTGAGGATCAGGCCCTTTTCGGTATCGTTCAGGGCGGCGTGCACACGGACTTGCGGCTCCGCAGCGTCGAGATGCTCGCCGAGATCGGTTTCCCCGGTTACGGCATCGGAGGCTACTCAGTCGGGGAGCCACACGATCTGATGCTGGAGTCGCTCGCACCCGTCTGCGACGCCTTGCCCGCCGACCGGCCCCGATACCTCATGGGCGTCGGCAATCCGACCACCATGCTCGAGGCGATCGGTCTGGGGGTCGACCTGTTCGACTGCGTGCTTCCGACCCGCACTGCGCGGCTTGGGACGGCCTTCTCAAGCGAGGGCAGGCTCAACATGCGCAATGCGCGCTTCACGCGTGACTTCGGCCCGCTCGACGCGGAGTGCTCCTGCTCCACGTGCTCGAAGTACACGAGGGCGTACCTGCGGCATCTGGTCAACACCAAAGAGATGCTCGGGTCCACTCTGCTCAGCATCCACAACCTTCACTACCTGATCGAGCTGACGAGGCGGGCACGAGCATCGATCGTGCAGGGCGAGTACGGGGAGTTCCTCGCCCGGTGGAGGGATTCGCCCGCCGCCGACGACTTCTGA
- the yajC gene encoding preprotein translocase subunit YajC — MGQNSQLLFIIGMVAVFYLLVLRPQQKRAKQQRQMLDALSVGDEIVTIGGIYAIVVETGERLRVRVVDGTELEIARQAVGRVLSEDETGSSTGDDATTGEHDADEAPAQLAEEAPSDTSADAPAADH; from the coding sequence ATGGGACAAAACAGCCAACTGCTGTTCATCATCGGGATGGTCGCCGTGTTCTACCTGCTCGTCTTGCGACCGCAGCAGAAGAGGGCCAAGCAGCAGCGCCAGATGCTTGATGCGTTGTCCGTGGGCGACGAGATCGTGACGATCGGCGGCATCTACGCCATCGTGGTAGAGACCGGCGAGAGGCTTCGAGTACGCGTCGTCGATGGCACTGAGCTCGAAATCGCACGTCAGGCGGTTGGACGAGTGCTGTCGGAAGACGAAACTGGCTCGTCGACCGGTGACGACGCGACGACCGGTGAGCACGATGCCGACGAGGCGCCGGCTCAACTCGCCGAAGAAGCCCCGTCTGACACGTCCGCCGACGCGCCCGCAGCTGACCACTAG
- a CDS encoding RNA polymerase sigma factor, translated as MDHDHAEDAPLVAAARSGDLDAFETLVKRHTRAVYAHALRFFGDPTSADDVTQEVFIKVYRSLATFDERSRFSTWLYRVTRNACLDEVRAGRRRPVPVDPFDAPAVDGGFEDKVVLSAAVEHAMRSLAPEDRDALSAVALFELSYAEAAESLGVPVGTVKSRVFRARKSLAATLELTRGGSA; from the coding sequence ATGGACCACGATCACGCCGAGGATGCCCCACTGGTCGCGGCGGCACGTAGCGGCGACCTCGACGCATTCGAGACGCTGGTGAAGCGTCATACGCGGGCCGTCTACGCGCATGCGCTGCGCTTCTTCGGCGACCCGACGTCTGCAGATGACGTCACGCAGGAGGTGTTCATCAAGGTGTACCGATCGCTCGCCACGTTCGACGAGCGCTCTCGCTTCTCGACCTGGCTGTACCGGGTGACCCGCAACGCATGTCTCGACGAAGTGCGTGCTGGGCGGCGCAGGCCGGTACCGGTGGACCCCTTCGACGCGCCCGCTGTCGATGGCGGCTTTGAAGACAAGGTGGTTCTGAGCGCGGCGGTGGAACACGCGATGCGCAGTCTTGCGCCCGAGGACCGTGATGCACTCTCGGCTGTCGCCCTCTTCGAGCTGAGCTACGCCGAAGCGGCTGAGTCGCTCGGCGTGCCGGTCGGCACCGTCAAATCGCGGGTCTTTCGCGCGCGCAAGTCCCTTGCCGCAACACTCGAACTCACGCGGGGAGGTAGCGCATGA
- a CDS encoding cold-shock protein, which translates to MATGTVKWFNPDKGYGFIEREGGEDLFVHFSEIQGDGFKTLDEGQAVEFDVTQGRNGKDQASNVTKS; encoded by the coding sequence ATGGCTACCGGTACCGTCAAGTGGTTCAACCCGGACAAGGGCTACGGCTTCATCGAGCGTGAGGGCGGAGAGGATCTTTTCGTCCACTTCAGCGAGATCCAGGGCGACGGCTTCAAGACCCTCGACGAGGGTCAGGCCGTTGAGTTCGACGTCACCCAGGGCCGTAACGGCAAGGATCAGGCGAGCAACGTTACTAAATCCTAG
- a CDS encoding isochorismatase family protein: MIPPMSVADRDQAMVIVIDIQDRLATVMQRREEVVASSGLVMRAAGIVGVPIVVTRQYPQGLGDLVVEIDGVQKEIESAGASVTRVDKMSFDCFAEPHFAEAVGGAGRRQLVLVGMESHICVTQTALSGIREGYDVHVVADACCSRDLYAHATSMERLGRAGAVITLAESLGYELVGVAGTPEFKSLLSAVKAADASR; this comes from the coding sequence GTGATACCCCCCATGAGCGTGGCCGACCGTGATCAGGCCATGGTGATCGTCATCGACATCCAGGATCGGCTCGCCACGGTGATGCAGCGCCGAGAAGAGGTCGTCGCGTCCTCCGGTCTCGTCATGCGAGCCGCAGGAATCGTCGGGGTTCCGATCGTCGTGACCAGACAGTACCCGCAAGGCCTCGGCGACCTCGTGGTTGAGATCGACGGGGTTCAAAAGGAGATCGAATCGGCGGGAGCGTCGGTGACGCGTGTCGACAAGATGAGCTTTGACTGCTTCGCAGAACCGCACTTCGCCGAGGCGGTCGGTGGTGCCGGGCGTCGCCAACTGGTACTTGTCGGCATGGAGTCACACATCTGCGTCACCCAGACCGCGCTCTCGGGGATCCGCGAGGGCTACGACGTGCACGTCGTCGCAGATGCATGCTGCAGCCGGGATCTCTACGCTCACGCTACGTCGATGGAGCGGCTCGGGCGCGCGGGTGCGGTCATCACCCTGGCTGAGTCCCTTGGCTACGAGTTGGTAGGCGTGGCTGGTACTCCGGAGTTCAAGTCGCTGCTGTCCGCGGTCAAGGCCGCAGACGCGTCGCGCTGA